The following nucleotide sequence is from Fibrobacter sp. UWB13.
GAGGCAACGGAACTTGTTGAAGTCCGGTTCGAAGAACGTGAGCTTTGCAAGCGTCGGCAAGTCGAGGCGCTTGGTTTCGAGCTTGAGACGGTCAGGCCACGTGAGAGCCACCTGAATCGGGATGCGCATGTCAGGAGCGCCGAGCTGGGCCATCAAGGAACCATCGCGGAACTGCACCAAGGAATGTACCATGGACTGCGGGTGAACCACAACCTTGATCTGGTCATACGGAATGTGGAACAAGAAGTGAGCTTCGAGCACTTCGAGGCCCTTGTTCATCATGGAAGCAGAGTCAATCGTAATCTTCTTGCCCATGCTCCACACCGGATGATTCAAGGCGTCGGCGACAGTGATTTTTTCAAACTTTTCAATCGGCCATTCGCGGAACGGACCACCCGAAGCCGTGATTTCGAGGAATTCGACTTCGGATTCGCGCTTGCCGCCTTCAAGGCACTGGAAAATGGCACTGTGTTCAGAGTCGATCGGCGTGATGAAGGACTTCGGATTTTCAGCAAGCTTGTCCCAAATGACCGGGCCTGCCATCACCATCGTTTCCTTGTTCGCAAGAGCCACATGCTTGCCATGTTCAATCGCCGTAATCGTCGGGAGGCAGCCCACAGCGCCCATCAAGGCGTTGATGATGATGTCCGCCTTCGGGTCGGCAGCGAGTTCACAGAGGCCTTCCATGCCGACAAGGACCTTTCGGCCAAGCACGATTTCGAGTTCTTTTGCAGCGACTTCGTTGAACATGCACACGCGTTCGACATTGTACTTGCGCACGATTTCTGCAACCTTGTTCACACTGCTATTTGCAGCTACGGCATAAAGGTGGAACAAATCGGAATGCTGTTGAATGACGTCAACACTAGAGGTTCCGATAGAACCGGTGGCACCCAGGAGAACTACATTTTTCATTTAAAAACCTCGATAATTGCAAGCTTTTTTATAAAGATAGAATAATAATTTTCATTTACAGCTCCGCTCCAAAAAACGCTTACAATAATTTACATTCCAAAGAAAATTTTTAGGGTATATTTTTATTGGGTTAGGTTTGCTCGAAGGAGGTGCATATGCGCATACTTTCCTCGGGTGTATATGCTGCGTGTTGTTGCGCAGTGGGGATGTTCATAGGGTGCTCGGATTCTTCGGACAACGGAGTCTCCGGAGAAAACAGTAATCTTTCTTCCGTTACAGATGATTTTGGAATTTCGTCCAGTTCCAGTTTTACAGGGAACGCAGGCGGTTCTTCGCCATCCGGGGATTTGATTTCTTCAGAAGCGGAGTCTTCAGTGGGGAATTCGGCAACGTCTTCCAGAATGCAAGGGAGTTCCTCGGGCTCAGTCAAAAGCTCTTCAAGCGGGCATCCGCACAGAAGTTCTTCTTCGGGAATCGAGCAAGGGAACTCCTCTAGTGCACATGCAAATTCCAGTTCTAGCGAGAGTTCCTTTGTTTATACTTCACCCGCAAATTTTGCAGACACGGTAAACGGAGTCGCCTTCAACATGGTCTATGTGGCTGGCGGCACTTACACGCGCGGCTGCGACAACTGTGCCGAGCCTGATAAAATTTACGAAACACCTTCGCATAAAGTAACAGTTGACGAATACCATATTGCACCGACCGAAGTAACGATAGCCCAATGGAACGCCGTCATGGGCGGGAAAAAGAATGCATGGGAATCGGACAAAGCTCCCAAAATCGGCGTAAGCTGGTTTGACGCCAACAATTACGCCTGCAAGCTTGGGCAAAAAACAGGGAGACAGTACCGACTGTTGACCGATGCCGAATGGGAATTTGCGGCCCGCGGTGGCAAAGACGGAATTGCAGACAAGTTTAAATTTTCAGGTAGTAACAACGTCGATGATGTGGCATGGTATTCCGAAAACAGCGGCGGAAAATCACACGATGTTGCCACTAAGAAACCAAACAAGCTTGGACTTTACGACATGAGTGGCAACTCATGGGAATGGGTCTATGACTGGCTCGTAGCCTACACGGACGCAGACAAGGTAAATCCGGTACAGCTCACAGGAAGTGGCAACAAGACGCGAAGAGGCGGGAGTTACGGCGAGCCCGCGGATTTTGCGCGAGTGAGCCGTCGCGCCATCCGCAGCCGCGATGGCGCTGCAGACATGGGCTTTAGACTAGGCATGTCTACGAAACTCCCGCCGGGAATGGTAAGCCCCTGCGAAGCGGCAAATCCGTCTGCAGCCACCTGCCAAGGCGACAAGAATCGCGACTGCCGCTTGATTACCACCGCAGACGAAGCCTGGATCAGCGACGACTACACTGTCGTTATCGGAGAAAATGGTGTTGCGGCAGTTTCTGGCTTCCCGAATGTTTCAGGGCAGTGGTACACGCTCAACAACCGCAGTTTTAACGTTGTCACCAAGAGTGGCACAAAGACTTACGCTTACTACGTGTTCAGCGAAGATGAACTCACAATGATTAGCGATGACGGCATTCCATACCGTCTGTACAGGCGAGCCGCAAGCGAAGCCAAGAATAAAGTAAGTCTCCCGACCGTAAGCAATCCCAAGACTTTAGCACAGCTTATCGCCGCTGTAGAACCCGAGCGCATCGTCACAGACGAGCAACTCGCCCACCCCGACACAAGCGTTCGCGATCCGCGCATTGCAGCCGCAAGCGGATACACGTGGTTTTTCGACGGGCGTTGCTGTGGCGGAAACCATAAGTACCGCTTCCACTTAGACAAGAGCGGCGATGCAGAATTTGTCGTCATGGACTACGACGACACCCACCACGAAAACATTCTCGCCAAAGGGCGCTGGTTCACCGTCGGAAATATCGGTCTCCACATCGTTTTAAACGGCAAGTATTTCAACTACCTTTACACGGCGGGCGAACGCACCATGAGCTTCAGCGAATACATGCCGGCGGGCCCCATTTTCTGTCACATTTCATTCCAGAGCTATGAACGCGGCGACTTCCGCATTTTCAATAAGACTTTATTCGATGATAAAATCAAGCGCCCACGCGGCTTCAACGGAGAAAATCCAGTCTATGAAGCCGGCGATTACCAGTGGGGTTCGTAAATGAATAAACCTACACAAAGCGCGCTCTGCGCGATTGCGGCTTATCCCTTGTTCGCCGCAATCGCATACACGGCGATGCTTTCAGCCTGTGACAATGCCACATCCACAACAGCTCCTGAAAGCACCGCTTCATCCTCTTCCACAACTACAACAATTGAGGAGCCATCAAGTTCAGCCATTCAACAAAGCTCATCGTCAAGCGTGCAAAAACAATTTTCCAGTTCATCACGAAGCAGTCATCGGCGGTCTTCGTCTTCTGCAGTTCAAACAAGTTCATCCGCAATTTCATCATCGCAAGAGACGCCAGTTTCTTCGTCTTCAGATGTAGCAAAATCTTCCAGTTCCTCGCAAACATCGCTACCAGCAAAAGAGATTTCGCTTGACGAGAACGGTTTTGCAACTGTCGCCGACGTCTACAAGAGTCTTACCGCAGACGAAAAAGCAGTCTTCATCATTCGACATTCCGAGCGCGAAGACAATGTCGCCATAGAAACGGAACTCACCGCTAACGGCGTAAAAATGGCCCAAAATTTAGGTACCACGCTCAAGAGCGACGAAGAATTTAGTTACATCACTTCGGGATTCGTGCGCACCAACGAGACTGCAAACAACATTTCAAAAGGCCGTGGAGAAGCAAGCCTTCCAAAGCTCATCACGAACTACGATATTACCGGAAACTGGTTCTTGAAAATTTCTGCCGATTCCCTCGCACAATACGGTACATCACTCGGAATGAAGGGTGGCTCCGTTGAACTCATGGCCCACTGGGCTTACGAAGGCGGCTACACAGACGCGCTTTACGAACTCACCCCACGCGCCGAAGAATTCATACAGAAAGTCATCCTCAAGAATTTACCCAAGTGGAAACGCGTAAGCATCATGGTCTCGCACGACATTTTCGTCATGCCGCTCGCCGTGTTCGGCTCCAAAGGCAAAGTCGCCTTGAAGTACCATGAAGATTACCACTGGATTAATTACATCGCCGGGCTTGCCATCATCATCGGGGCAGACAACAGCTTGCGCTATGTTCCGGTCAAAGGCGCAGATTCAGGCGTTATTGACTACCTCGCCATTTACATGGAGGAGCACGGCATGGGAGGCAAGAAGCCGTTAACCCCCAAAAGATAATCAAGAACTTAAACCTTGCAAAAAAAACAAGACCGTAACTGAGAGAATCAGTTACGGTCTTTTCAATGCTTTTGCGTAGCGCTTTTGTTTTTACACAACGCTCTTCAAGAAATCCATGAAGATGTATAGAGCAGGTGCTGCGAGAAGGAACGAGTCGCAACGGTCAAGCACGCCACCGTGCCCGACAAACAAGTTCCCGGAATCCTTCGTGCCGCTCCAGCGCTTGAGTGCAGACATCAAGAGGTCGCCCACCTGGCCAGCCACCGTGATGAGGAGGCCAATGACGACTGCCGATGTCCAAGTGAAATTCATTTCGAACGAGCTGAGCGAAGCGCTGCACTTAACCCAGTAGGCAACCCACGCAATTGTTGCGACGGAACCTGCAATCGAGCCTTCCCAAGTCTTCTTCGGGCTGATGCTCGGCGCAAACAAATGACGACCAAACGGTCCCTTGCCTGCAGCAAACTTGCCAAAGAAATACGCGACCGTATCACAGAGCCACACCGCAGTCATCACGAGGATGAACGGATAGCAATGTTCAAAGCCCCGGCCATTGCCCATCATGAGCACGTTCATGCCGCCCCAGAGCCCTACGTACAGCGGAGCGCCGAGCTGCATCACGAGCCACGGGAACAAGTGGTCGATTTCGACCTTCGCGTAGGCAACGCCAATGTAAATGGCGAAAATGGCGAGGAAAGTCATGCCGACAACGTAAGGCACAGCCGGGAGTCCAAAATAACCACCCTTCGAAAGAGCCCACGCCAGCGTCAATGCCAAGGACGATGCAAACGAGAGGTAACGCATGTCCGGACCCTTGTACATCTTCGATGCCATGCGAGCCCATTCCCAGGCGCCCACAGCGCCCAAAAAGCACATCAGTCCAATGCGGCTAAAGTCGTTGAACCAAAGTAAAACAAAAACGATTGGAATAGCGATAAATGCAGTAATCAATCGCTGAGTCAAATTACTCATGAAGAACCTTCCCAAAACGGCGTTCGCGAGTATTAAAGAACTCGACCGCCTTCATGAACTCTTCCTTCGTGAAATCAGGCCAGAGCGTGTTCGTCACATAGAACTCGCTATAGGCGGCCTGCCACAAAAGATAGTTGGAAAGCCTGAATTCGCCACCCGTGCGGATAATCAGGTCCGGATCGGGAGCGCCTTTCAGGTACAAATGTTTGGCAAAAACTTCGTCATTGATTTCATCGAGGGAGAGTTTGCCTGCAGCCACTTCGGCAGCAATGCTCTTTGTCGCTTCGACGATTTCTTGACGACCGCCATAGGAGATGGCGAGGTTCAGCTGCATGCCCGTGTTGTTTGCCGTCTTATCAATTGCGGACTGGAGACTTGCACGCGGCTTTTCGGGAATACGGTTCATATTACCGATGACCGTGAGCTTCACGTTCTTTTCCATCAAGTCGGGGATTTCCTTAACCACCATCTCAATGAGAAGGTTCATCAGGTAATCCACTTCCTTTGACGGCCTGCCCCAGTTTTCGGAACTGAAAACGTACAAGGTCATGTGTTCGAGCTTGAGGTTCACTCCCACCTCGACCGCATCGATTGTCGATTCAGTTCCCTTGCGGTGGCCTAAAAAACGTTCCAAGCCACGGCTACGAGCCCAGCGCCCGTTGCCGTCCATAATGATTGCGACATGTCTAAGCTGATTTGCCACGCAAACCCCGGACTACACCTTGAGGATGTCTGCTTCCTTTTCGGCAAGCAAACGATCGATTTCAGCAATGGCCTTGTCGGTAGCCTTCTGGATTTCGTCCTGCTGTTTCTTGACTTCGTCCTCGGAGATTTCCTTGTTCTTCTTGAGGGCGTCGTTAGCATCGCGGCGGATGTTGCGGATAGCCACACGGCCGTCTTCGGCATGCTTGCGGGCGATCTTGGCGAGTTCCTTACGGCGCTCGGTCGTGAGGATCGGGAGCGTCACGCGGATGCAGTTGCCGTCCTTCATCGGGGTAAGGCCGATGTTTGCAGCGAGGATAGCCTTGTCAATTGTATCGACGAGCTGCTTTTCCCACGGAGTCACGAGCAACATACGCGGTTCAGGCACAGAAATCTTTGCGACCTGAGAAATCGGGGTCGGAGTGCCATAGTAGTCAATACGTACGCCGTTGAGGATAGCCGGGCTTGCCTGGCCAGCGCGGATCTTGGAAAATTCACGTTCGGTGGCCTCGATGGCCTTGTCCATCTTTTCAGAATATTCAGACATTTTTAGTTCCTAGTTGCTAGTTATTCACGGGAAATATAGGTAAAAATTTTAAAAGGGGGATACCCTAGAACCTGCGGACCACCAAAATCCCGCCCTTCACG
It contains:
- the dxr gene encoding 1-deoxy-D-xylulose-5-phosphate reductoisomerase; translation: MKNVVLLGATGSIGTSSVDVIQQHSDLFHLYAVAANSSVNKVAEIVRKYNVERVCMFNEVAAKELEIVLGRKVLVGMEGLCELAADPKADIIINALMGAVGCLPTITAIEHGKHVALANKETMVMAGPVIWDKLAENPKSFITPIDSEHSAIFQCLEGGKRESEVEFLEITASGGPFREWPIEKFEKITVADALNHPVWSMGKKITIDSASMMNKGLEVLEAHFLFHIPYDQIKVVVHPQSMVHSLVQFRDGSLMAQLGAPDMRIPIQVALTWPDRLKLETKRLDLPTLAKLTFFEPDFNKFRCLALAFEAGRRGGIVPSMMNAANEVLVDRFLKGNLKFTDIPKYVEMVMEKAPNVTGHLSLEQVLEADKEARLMTEGFLK
- a CDS encoding SUMF1/EgtB/PvdO family nonheme iron enzyme — encoded protein: MRILSSGVYAACCCAVGMFIGCSDSSDNGVSGENSNLSSVTDDFGISSSSSFTGNAGGSSPSGDLISSEAESSVGNSATSSRMQGSSSGSVKSSSSGHPHRSSSSGIEQGNSSSAHANSSSSESSFVYTSPANFADTVNGVAFNMVYVAGGTYTRGCDNCAEPDKIYETPSHKVTVDEYHIAPTEVTIAQWNAVMGGKKNAWESDKAPKIGVSWFDANNYACKLGQKTGRQYRLLTDAEWEFAARGGKDGIADKFKFSGSNNVDDVAWYSENSGGKSHDVATKKPNKLGLYDMSGNSWEWVYDWLVAYTDADKVNPVQLTGSGNKTRRGGSYGEPADFARVSRRAIRSRDGAADMGFRLGMSTKLPPGMVSPCEAANPSAATCQGDKNRDCRLITTADEAWISDDYTVVIGENGVAAVSGFPNVSGQWYTLNNRSFNVVTKSGTKTYAYYVFSEDELTMISDDGIPYRLYRRAASEAKNKVSLPTVSNPKTLAQLIAAVEPERIVTDEQLAHPDTSVRDPRIAAASGYTWFFDGRCCGGNHKYRFHLDKSGDAEFVVMDYDDTHHENILAKGRWFTVGNIGLHIVLNGKYFNYLYTAGERTMSFSEYMPAGPIFCHISFQSYERGDFRIFNKTLFDDKIKRPRGFNGENPVYEAGDYQWGS
- a CDS encoding histidine phosphatase family protein produces the protein MQKQFSSSSRSSHRRSSSSAVQTSSSAISSSQETPVSSSSDVAKSSSSSQTSLPAKEISLDENGFATVADVYKSLTADEKAVFIIRHSEREDNVAIETELTANGVKMAQNLGTTLKSDEEFSYITSGFVRTNETANNISKGRGEASLPKLITNYDITGNWFLKISADSLAQYGTSLGMKGGSVELMAHWAYEGGYTDALYELTPRAEEFIQKVILKNLPKWKRVSIMVSHDIFVMPLAVFGSKGKVALKYHEDYHWINYIAGLAIIIGADNSLRYVPVKGADSGVIDYLAIYMEEHGMGGKKPLTPKR
- a CDS encoding phosphatidate cytidylyltransferase; this encodes MSNLTQRLITAFIAIPIVFVLLWFNDFSRIGLMCFLGAVGAWEWARMASKMYKGPDMRYLSFASSLALTLAWALSKGGYFGLPAVPYVVGMTFLAIFAIYIGVAYAKVEIDHLFPWLVMQLGAPLYVGLWGGMNVLMMGNGRGFEHCYPFILVMTAVWLCDTVAYFFGKFAAGKGPFGRHLFAPSISPKKTWEGSIAGSVATIAWVAYWVKCSASLSSFEMNFTWTSAVVIGLLITVAGQVGDLLMSALKRWSGTKDSGNLFVGHGGVLDRCDSFLLAAPALYIFMDFLKSVV
- a CDS encoding isoprenyl transferase, with protein sequence MANQLRHVAIIMDGNGRWARSRGLERFLGHRKGTESTIDAVEVGVNLKLEHMTLYVFSSENWGRPSKEVDYLMNLLIEMVVKEIPDLMEKNVKLTVIGNMNRIPEKPRASLQSAIDKTANNTGMQLNLAISYGGRQEIVEATKSIAAEVAAGKLSLDEINDEVFAKHLYLKGAPDPDLIIRTGGEFRLSNYLLWQAAYSEFYVTNTLWPDFTKEEFMKAVEFFNTRERRFGKVLHE
- the frr gene encoding ribosome recycling factor; amino-acid sequence: MSEYSEKMDKAIEATEREFSKIRAGQASPAILNGVRIDYYGTPTPISQVAKISVPEPRMLLVTPWEKQLVDTIDKAILAANIGLTPMKDGNCIRVTLPILTTERRKELAKIARKHAEDGRVAIRNIRRDANDALKKNKEISEDEVKKQQDEIQKATDKAIAEIDRLLAEKEADILKV